The following proteins come from a genomic window of Aequorivita marisscotiae:
- a CDS encoding transposase: MARSRYLLYKAPSNWTENQYRRSKILFNQYPDIKIAFDLVQGLRNIFNTATSIETAYTKLAHWYKDVENTGFRAFNTIANTITLNYRSILNYFINRSTNASAESFNAKIKAFRAQFRGVKNVEFFLYRLTTIFA; encoded by the coding sequence TTGGCCAGAAGTAGGTACTTACTATACAAAGCGCCATCAAACTGGACTGAAAATCAGTACCGCAGAAGTAAGATATTGTTCAATCAATATCCCGATATAAAAATTGCTTTTGACCTAGTTCAAGGACTTCGGAATATATTCAATACGGCAACATCCATAGAAACAGCCTATACAAAACTGGCTCATTGGTACAAAGATGTAGAAAACACAGGCTTTAGAGCGTTCAACACAATTGCAAATACCATAACACTCAATTATAGATCAATCTTAAACTATTTTATAAACAGAAGTACAAATGCATCAGCAGAATCATTCAATGCAAAAATAAAAGCTTTTAGAGCGCAGTTTAGAGGAGTCAAAAATGTAGAATTCTTCCTTTATAGATTAACCACAATTTTTGCATAA
- a CDS encoding DEAD/DEAH box helicase: MTFKSLGLSDALLKAISKKGYETPSAIQQKAIPLILESKDVLASAQTGSGKTAGFALPILQILNSEPAFRKRPVRALILTPTRELAAQVQDEFKEYSEYTDLRSTVIFGGVGANPQIRALRNGVDILVATPGRLLDLENQNALSLSKVEILVLDEADRMLDMGFLRDIKKILALLPSKRQNLLFSATFSKEIKKLANEFLHHPVLVEATPENTTVEKIDQTVYRVDKAQKTELIIKLISEGNWKQVLVFTRTKHGANRLSEKLEKVKITSAAIHGNKSQGARTRALSGFKEGRIRVLVATDIAARGLDIPLLPHVINYELPNVSEDYVHRIGRTGRAGASGEALSLVSLDEVGYLKDIEKLIGERLQPKTLPDFQPTETMADVKAAEEEKKQQRANRHSRGRNAQSKKSAQGKKQNSGRNRGRR, encoded by the coding sequence ATGACATTTAAATCTCTTGGGCTTTCCGATGCCCTGCTAAAAGCAATTAGCAAAAAAGGATATGAAACGCCTTCGGCAATTCAACAAAAAGCAATTCCCTTAATTTTAGAAAGCAAAGATGTGTTGGCATCGGCACAAACGGGAAGTGGAAAAACCGCTGGTTTTGCATTGCCCATTTTACAAATTTTAAATAGTGAACCCGCTTTTCGGAAAAGACCCGTTAGAGCATTAATACTTACCCCAACGCGCGAACTTGCGGCGCAAGTGCAGGATGAATTTAAAGAATATAGCGAATATACAGACCTGCGTTCTACCGTTATTTTCGGTGGCGTGGGTGCAAATCCACAAATTAGGGCATTGCGAAATGGGGTGGATATATTGGTAGCCACACCCGGTAGATTGCTGGACTTGGAAAATCAAAATGCGCTTTCCCTTTCAAAAGTAGAAATTCTTGTATTGGATGAAGCCGATAGAATGCTCGATATGGGTTTTCTGCGCGATATTAAAAAAATTCTGGCGCTACTTCCTTCTAAAAGACAAAATTTGCTTTTCTCCGCAACTTTTTCAAAAGAAATAAAAAAACTGGCAAATGAATTTCTTCATCATCCTGTTTTAGTTGAAGCTACTCCAGAAAATACAACCGTTGAAAAAATTGATCAGACCGTATATCGGGTAGATAAAGCACAAAAAACAGAATTAATCATAAAATTAATTTCGGAAGGAAACTGGAAACAAGTACTCGTTTTTACACGAACCAAGCACGGTGCCAATCGTTTAAGTGAAAAACTTGAAAAGGTGAAAATTACTTCTGCCGCTATTCACGGTAATAAAAGTCAAGGCGCGCGAACACGAGCGCTTTCTGGATTTAAAGAGGGAAGAATACGCGTTTTGGTAGCAACCGATATTGCAGCTAGAGGGTTGGATATTCCATTGTTGCCACACGTAATTAATTATGAATTGCCAAACGTTTCCGAAGATTATGTGCACCGTATTGGCCGTACCGGAAGGGCAGGGGCCAGTGGTGAAGCACTTTCATTGGTAAGTCTAGATGAGGTTGGCTATTTAAAGGATATTGAAAAGTTGATTGGCGAACGGCTGCAGCCCAAAACCCTTCCCGACTTTCAACCCACAGAAACCATGGCCGATGTAAAAGCTGCTGAGGAAGAAAAGAAACAACAAAGGGCAAATCGTCACAGTCGTGGGAGGAATGCACAATCTAAAAAATCCGCCCAAGGCAAGAAACAGAATAGTGGCAGAAATAGAGGTAGAAGGTAG